From a single Solanum dulcamara chromosome 4, daSolDulc1.2, whole genome shotgun sequence genomic region:
- the LOC129885386 gene encoding tRNA-dihydrouridine(47) synthase [NAD(P)(+)]-like yields MENETLMEVSPATSAVEQPETPLQLPSSNTDDSGVSQEFRTPEELVAKGIVPVKRQYLRPPPSRPSSNNNNNNSTVGVQNDDAAEAKSVPILKDKKSKRQIKRERRQELKSPLHLCPVVAKSGKVSACPYNDKCRFSHDVEAFKAEKPADIEGSCPFLVYEGPCPYGLACRFAGTHRDDASAPTENLPGKSSELNFFNKDTQKLLWKNKMKFPKAEATLKLLGLKGNPKDKKLADKRENGQVVPKEPAMDTKTDRKEVANNSISPSISPEDDVDENNLADDTRPLKKAKSSVDEICSSQVSSGSSAQGGVLDSNCDVNTSEPTADVMTDSDKSLKLHPREKKLIDFRDKLYLAPLTTVGNLPFRRVCKVLGADVTCGEMAMCTNLLQGHASEWALLRRHSSENLFGVQICGAYPDTVTKTVELLEQECSVDFIDINMGCPIDVVVNKGAGSALLTKPTRMKSVVEAASSAVGTPVTIKVRTAYFEGKNRIDSLIADMGSWGATVVTIHGRSRQQRYSKLADWDYVYQCVRKAPKSLQVLGNGDVFSYLDWNKHKTECPELSTCMIARGALVKPWIFTEIKEQRHWDITSGERLDILKDYARFGLQHWGSDSKGVETTRHFLLEWLSYTCRYVPVGLLDVIPQRINWRPPSYFGRDDLETLMASDSAADWVRISEMLLGKVPSGYSFAPKHKSNAYDRAENG; encoded by the exons ATGGAAAACGAAACCCTAATGGAGGTGTCGCCGGCGACGTCTGCGGTGGAGCAGCCGGAAACTCCACTGCAACTTCCTTCATCGAACACCGACGACAGTGGAGTGAGTCAAGAATTTAGAACCCCAGAGGAGTTGGTAGCTAAAGGCATAGTTCCTGTAAAGAGACAGTATCTTCGCCCTCCACCTTCCAGACCTTctagcaataacaacaacaacaatagcacTGTCGGAGTCCAAAATGATGATGCAGCTGAGGCCAAAAGCGTTCCTATTCTTAAGGACAAGAAATCCAAACGCCAAATTAAGCGCGAACGCCGTCAG GAATTAAAATCTCCATTGCATCTCTGTCCTGTGGTGGCCAAATCTGGAAAAGTTAGTGCTTGTCCATATAATGACAAATGCCGGTTTAGTCATGATGTGGAAGCTTTTAAAGCTGAG AAACCAGCGGATATAGAGGGTAGTTGTCCATTTCTGGTGTATGAAGGGCCATGTCCTTATGGATTGGCTTGTAGGTTTGCAGGGACTCACAGAGACGATGCTTCAGCTCCAACTGAGAATTTGCCTGGGAAGAGTTCTGAACTAAATTTTTTCAATAAGGATACTCAGAAACTTCTGTGGAAAAACAAAATGAAGTTTCCCAAGGCTGAAGCCACTCTCAAACTTCTTGGACTTAAG GGCAATCCTAAAGATAAAAAATTGGCTGATAAAAGGGAAAATGGCCAAGTCGTGCCAAAAGAGCCAGCCATGGACACCAAAACAGACAGGAAAGAAGTTGCTAATAACAGTATCAGTCCTTCCATTTCACCAGAAGATGAtgtagatgaaaataatttggCTGATGATACTAGACCTTTAAAGAAGGCAAAGTCATCTGTCGATGAAATTTGTTCCTCCCAAGTTAGCAGTG GTTCAAGTGCCCAAGGGGGAGTTCTTGATAGCAATTGTGATGTGAATACATCAGAGCCAACTGCTGATGTGATGACAGATTCTGATAAAAGCCTTAAATTGCACCCCCGTGAAAAAAAGCTTATTGATTTTCGAGACAAACTCTATCTTGCTCCTTTGACCACAGTTGGGAATCTGCCTTTTCGTAGAGTTTGCAAGGTGCTAGGAGCTGACGTAACATGTGGAGAGATGGCAATGTGCACAAATCTCTTGCAG GGCCATGCATCTGAGTGGGCACTGCTGAGACGACATTCATCCGAAAATTTGTTTGGTGTTCAGATTTGTGGGGCATATCCAGACACTGTTACAAAGACAGTTGAGCTTTTAGAGCAAGAATGCTCTGTGGATTTCATTGATATTAACATGGGATGCCCAATTGATGTTGTCGTTAACAAGGGTGCTGGATCAGCTCTTCTTACAAAACCAACACGGATGAAGAGTGTAGTAGAAGCTGCTTCTTCAGCAGTTGGTACACCAGTAACTATCAAG GTACGAACTGCTTATTTTGAGGGGAAAAATCGCATTGATTCTCTAATAGCAGATATGGGTAGTTGGGGTGCAACTGTAGTAACCATACACGGCCGATCACGTCAACAACGCTACAGTAAGCTTGCTGACTGGGATTACGTTTACCAATGCGTACGAAAGGCCCCCAAGTCTTTACAAGTCCTTGGAAATGGTGATGTATTTTCTTATTTAGACTGGAACAAGCACAAAACTGAGTGTCCTGAGCTTTCTACATGTATGATTGCTCGAGGTGCATTAGTAAAG CCATGGATATTTACCGAAATCAAGGAACAGAGGCACTGGGACATTACATCTGGCGAGCGGCTAGATATCTTGAAGGATTACGCACGATTTGGCCTTCAACACTGGGGTTCCGATTCGAAAG GAGTGGAAACAACCAGGCACTTTTTGTTGGAGTGGCTTAGCTACACATGTCGGTATGTTCCAGTTGGCCTGTTAGATGTTATCCCACAAAGAATAAATTGGCGGCCACCCTCATACTTCGGTAGGGATGACCTCGAGACACTAATGGCCTCTGATTCTGCTGCTGACTGG GTAAGGATCTCTGAGATGTTACTCGGCAAGGTTCCGTCTGGCTATTCGTTTGCTCCAAAACACAAGTCCAATGCTTATGACAGAGCAGAGAACGGC
- the LOC129885387 gene encoding bZIP transcription factor 29 — protein sequence MAGDNDEGNSDMVQRLQSSFGTSSSSLPKQLQPTSMNQLDIPQLTTSQFRGQMRQFSPNFGVENSKRVGIPPSHPQMPPISPYSQIPVTRPVNQQMGMQNFTSAGPLHSRSLSQPAFFSLDSLPPLSPSPYRESPSTSMSDPISADVSMGDQDGNSHSLLPPTPFSRCNSSRAGESLPPRKAHRRSNSDIPYGFSAIMQSSPPLFPLRSPGALERSVPSRDNSSGKPVQLVKRESMWERGNDNNNVEGMGERKSEGEVVDDLFSAYMNLDNIDAFNSSGTDEKLGIENREDLDSRASGTKTNGGDSSDNEATSSVNDSSSGSMQRPGMSSSVEKREGIKRSAVGDIAPTTRHYRSVSMDSFMGKLNFIDDSPKLPPSPGPRPGKLSPTNSLDGNSFSLEFGNGEFSGAELKKIMANEKLAEIALADPKRAKRILANRQSAARSKERKMRYIAELEHKVQTLQTEATTLSAQLTLLQRDATGLTSQNSELKFRLQAMEQQAQLRDALNEALTAEVQRLKIATAELNADASKFQQLSLNPQMFQSQQQQSNQLNMHQLQQQQQQSSQPQQHAQARQQLNSSTPSKHESK from the exons ATGGCTGGTGACAATGACGAAGGTAATAGTGATATGGTACAGAGACTTCAATCATCATTTGGGACATCATCTTCTTCACTTCCTAAACAGCTTCAACCTACTTCAATGAACCAATTGGACATACCCCAGTTAACTACTTCCCAATTTCGCGGTCAAATGCGGCAATTTTCTCCTAATTTTGGTGTTGAAAATAGTAAGAGAGTAGGTATACCGCCTTCTCACCCGCAAATGCCCCCTATTTCACCATATTCTCAGATCCCTGTAACCCGGCCAGTGAATCAGCAAATGGGTATGCAGAACTTTACCAGTGCAGGGCCATTGCATTCGCGATCTTTATCACAGCCCGCGTTTTTCTCACTGGATTCTTTGCCACCCCTGAGCCCTTCACCATATAGGGAATCCCCGTCTACTTCTATGTCTGACCCAATATCAGCTGATGTGTCAATGGGTGATCAGGATGGCAATTCACATTCTTTATTGCCGCCTACACCTTTCTCTAGGTGTAATTCATCGAGGGCAGGGGAGAGTCTTCCTCCTCGTAAGGCTCATAGGAGGTCTAATAGTGATATCCCATATGGCTTTTCTGCTATAATGCAGTCCTCGCCACCACTTTTTCCGTTAAGGAGTCCTGGTGCTCTTGAAAGGTCAGTTCCTTCAAGGGATAATTCGAGTGGTAAACCAGTTCAGTTGGTTAAACGTGAATCTATGTGGGAAAGAGGAAATGATAATAACAATGTTGAAGGGATGGGTGAGAGGAAATCTGAAGGAGAAGTTGTGGACGACTTGTTTTCTGCATATATGAATTTGGACAACATTGATGCGTTTAACTCTTCGGGAACTGATGAGAAGCTGGGTATTGAGAACCGCGAAGACTTAGATAGTAGAGCGAGTGGTACAAAGACGAATGGTGGTGATAGCAGTGATAATGAAGCTACAAGCAGTGTCAATGACAGTAGCAGTGGTAGTATGCAAAGACCAGGGATGTCTTCTTCAGTTGAGAAGAGGGAAGGGATCAAAAGGAGTGCTGTCGGAGATATCGCCCCGACCACAAGACACTACAGGAGTGTTTCGATGGATAGTTTTATGGGGAAGTTAAACTTCATTGATGATTCACCAAAGTTGCCTCCATCTCCTGGACCACGCCCAGGCAAACTCTCACCAACCAATTCACTTGATGGAAACAGCTTCAGTTTGGAATTTGGAAATGGTGAATTTAGTGGAGCtgaattgaagaaaattatGGCAAATGAGAAACTTGCAGAGATAGCTTTAGCAGATCCCAAACGAGCCAAAAG GATTTTAGCTAACCGTCAATCTGCTGCTCGttctaaagaaagaaagatgagATACATTGCAGAGTTAGAACACAAGGTACAGACATTGCAGACTGAAGCTACCACACTGTCTGCTCAACTGACCTTGTTGCAG AGAGATGCGACTGGGCTAACGAGCCAAAATAGTGAACTGAAGTTTCGTTTGCAAGCCATGGAACAGCAAGCTCAACTCCGTGATG CTCTAAATGAAGCATTAACTGCTGAAGTACAACGCTTGAAGATTGCAACCGCGGAGCTTAATGCAGACGCTTCCAAGTTTCAGCAGCTTTCTCTCAATCCTCAGATGTTCCAGTCGCAGCAACAACAATCTAATCAGCTAAACATGCATCAGttgcaacagcaacaacaacaatcatctCAGCCCCAACAACATGCTCAAGCGCGACAACAACTTAACAGCTCTACACCTTCAAAGCATGAATCAAAGTAG
- the LOC129885388 gene encoding protein BASIC PENTACYSTEINE4-like, whose protein sequence is MDDGGQRENRRHRMDYSKGGYAPWNVVPHQMKDQEAFIMNARIRMVFAERDAAVEERDRAVIEKKAALAERDFAIQQRDTAFAERDTAIKEKDNALAALHFLESTMNGTLGCRTHGIKRADQPKNHRNNSTDSVCINRDVPVADAFPISAIPSESAKALQVKRSKVNKGMSTKSAKSPRKTKRVNEDLNRHLTTDGSKAEWDAQDLGSINQIQFDGSTMPIPVCTCTGIPRQCYKWGSGGWQSSCCTTYLSAYPLPQLPNKRHARLGGRKMSGSVFSRLLTRLAVADHDLSMPIDLKTYWAKHGTNRYITIK, encoded by the exons ATGGATGACGGGGGCCAACGAGAAAATAGGAGACACAGAATGGATTATTCCAAAGGAGGTTATGCACCG TGGAATGTGGTACCTCACCAGATGAAAGACCAAGAGGCTTTCATCATGAATGCAAGAATCAGAATGGTCTTTGCTGAAAGAGATGCTGCTGTTGAAGAACGTGATAGAGCAGTGATTGAAAAGAAGGCAGCATTAGCTGAGCGAGATTTTGCAATCCAGCAACGAGATACTGCATTTGCTGAGCGAGATACTGCCATAAAAGAAAAGGACAATGCGTTGGCTGCCCTCCACTTTCTGGAAAGTACCATGAATGGCACATTGGGTTGTAGGACACATGGGATAAAGCGCGCTGATCAACCTAAAAATCATCGCAACAATAGCACCGATTCTGTTTGTATCAATAGGGATGTGCCCGTAGCTGATGCTTTTCCTATATCGGCCATACCATCTGAATCTGCTAAGGCACTCCAAGTAAAACGATCAAAAGTAAACAAAGGCATGTCAACAAAGTCGGCAAAATCCCCGAGGAAGACAAAGAGAGTGAATGAAGATTTGAATCGGCATCTTACAACAGATGGATCTAAAGCTGAATGGGATGCTCAGGATCTTGGGTCGATAAACCAGATCCAGTTTGATGGGTCTACCATGCCAATACCTGTTTGCACATGCACGGGAATACCAAGGCAGTGTTACAAATGGGGAAGTGGGGGCTGGCAGTCATCTTGCTGCACTACTTATCTGTCGGCATATCCACTACCACAATTGCCAAACAAACGACATGCCCGTTTAGGTGGTAGGAAAATGAGTGGAAGCGTTTTTAGCAGATTGCTTACAAGGCTTGCTGTAGCTGACCACGATCTGTCTATGCCCATTGATCTTAAGACTTATTGGGCTAAACATGGTACAAATCGCTACATTACCATTAAGTGA
- the LOC129885389 gene encoding polyprenol reductase 2-like isoform X4 — protein sequence MTHSLYEMELGLVTLLRAVWVAATLPVVIALIPSYKLSFFQQFVLGFAKRGKIMQSSSNKFSVPQKLFTHFYILAFVWTTLLLAATWLYAYSTMAKISEPLLFSSIASHLTGGSRIFSLHSSHTSKEHRSRIAVSIFLFLLMEAQVLRRLFESIYVFKYSPSARMHISGYLTGLFFYTAVPISLCCNHATEVYKFGLSLIQEFIVKGKDRMLATEVDWWKFFNPLMQLRWYSWIGAAIVCWGWIHQCRCHAILAGQGWNKLGIWILDLKNFVGSKCGYMCMGDAAMDLTTIKTHY from the exons ATGACCCACAGTTTATATG AAATGGAGTTAGGGCTGGTCACCCTGTTGAGAGCTGTATGGGTTGCTGCGACTTTGCCCGTTGTTATCGCTTTGATTCCTTCATACAAGCTTAGTTTCTTTCAACAATTCGTCCTAGGGTTTGCTAAGCGTGGCAAGATTATGCAGTCTTCGTCAAAT AAATTCTCTGTTCCACAGAAACTCTTCACTCACTTCTATATTCTAGCTTTTGTTTGGACAACACTTCTGTTAGCTGCAACCTGGCTTTATGCTTATAGTACAATGGCAAAGATCTCAGAACCATTGCTTTTTTCTAGTATTGCTAGCCACTTGACGGGAGGATCGCGTATCTTCTCTTTGCACAGTTCTCATACATCAAAGGAACATAGAAGCAGGATTGCTGTATCgatctttctatttttattaatgGAAGCTCAAGTACTGCGGCGCCTGTTTGAGTCAATATATGTGTTTAAATATAGTCCTTCAGCCAGGATGCACATTTCCGGCTACCTCACAGGTTTATT CTTCTATACAGCAGTTCCCATCTCTCTTTGCTGCAATCATGCTACAGAGGTATACAAGTTTGGGTTGAGTTTGATTCAAGAGTTTATTGTCAAAGGAAAAGATAGGATGCTAGCAACTGAGGTTGATTGGTGGAAATTTTTTAACCCTCTCATGCAACTACGATGGTACTCATGGATTGGTGCAGCTATAGTTTGTTGGGGCTGGATTCATCAATGCCGTTGTCATGCAATTCTA GCTGGTCAAGGTTGGAACAAGCTCGGAATATGGATTCTTGACCTTAAGAATTTTGTAGGTTCTAAATGTGGATACATGTGCATGGGCGATGCCGCGATGGATCTCACCACCATTAAGACTCACTATTAG
- the LOC129885389 gene encoding polyprenol reductase 2-like isoform X1, with product MTHSLYEMELGLVTLLRAVWVAATLPVVIALIPSYKLSFFQQFVLGFAKRGKIMQSSSNKFSVPQKLFTHFYILAFVWTTLLLAATWLYAYSTMAKISEPLLFSSIASHLTGGSRIFSLHSSHTSKEHRSRIAVSIFLFLLMEAQVLRRLFESIYVFKYSPSARMHISGYLTGLFFYTAVPISLCCNHATEVYKFGLSLIQEFIVKGKDRMLATEVDWWKFFNPLMQLRWYSWIGAAIVCWGWIHQCRCHAILGSLRENREDSNDYVVPYGDWFQYVSSPHYLAEIVIYAGFVVASGCSDLTIWLLWGFTVANLVLVAAETHRWYLHKFDNYPRNRFAIFPFVY from the exons ATGACCCACAGTTTATATG AAATGGAGTTAGGGCTGGTCACCCTGTTGAGAGCTGTATGGGTTGCTGCGACTTTGCCCGTTGTTATCGCTTTGATTCCTTCATACAAGCTTAGTTTCTTTCAACAATTCGTCCTAGGGTTTGCTAAGCGTGGCAAGATTATGCAGTCTTCGTCAAAT AAATTCTCTGTTCCACAGAAACTCTTCACTCACTTCTATATTCTAGCTTTTGTTTGGACAACACTTCTGTTAGCTGCAACCTGGCTTTATGCTTATAGTACAATGGCAAAGATCTCAGAACCATTGCTTTTTTCTAGTATTGCTAGCCACTTGACGGGAGGATCGCGTATCTTCTCTTTGCACAGTTCTCATACATCAAAGGAACATAGAAGCAGGATTGCTGTATCgatctttctatttttattaatgGAAGCTCAAGTACTGCGGCGCCTGTTTGAGTCAATATATGTGTTTAAATATAGTCCTTCAGCCAGGATGCACATTTCCGGCTACCTCACAGGTTTATT CTTCTATACAGCAGTTCCCATCTCTCTTTGCTGCAATCATGCTACAGAGGTATACAAGTTTGGGTTGAGTTTGATTCAAGAGTTTATTGTCAAAGGAAAAGATAGGATGCTAGCAACTGAGGTTGATTGGTGGAAATTTTTTAACCCTCTCATGCAACTACGATGGTACTCATGGATTGGTGCAGCTATAGTTTGTTGGGGCTGGATTCATCAATGCCGTTGTCATGCAATTCTA GGGTCATTGAGGGAGAACAGAGAAGACAGTAATGATTACGTAGTCCCTTATGGTGATTGGTTTCAATATGTTTCATCTCCACACTATTTGGCTGAGATT GTTATATATGCTGGCTTTGTGGTTGCTAGTGGATGTTCGGATCTCACGATATGGCTACTCTGGGGATTCACG GTGGCAAATCTTGTCTTAGTAGCAGCAGAAACGCATAGATGGTATCTGCACAAGTTTGACAACTATCCTAGGAATCGTTTTGCTATTTTCCCATTTGTTTATTAA
- the LOC129885389 gene encoding polyprenol reductase 2-like isoform X3, which yields MTHSLYEMELGLVTLLRAVWVAATLPVVIALIPSYKLSFFQQFVLGFAKRGKIMQSSSNKFSVPQKLFTHFYILAFVWTTLLLAATWLYAYSTMAKISEPLLFSSIASHLTGGSRIFSLHSSHTSKEHRSRIAVSIFLFLLMEAQVLRRLFESIYVFKYSPSARMHISGYLTGLFFYTAVPISLCCNHATEVYKFGLSLIQEFIVKGKDRMLATEVDWWKFFNPLMQLRWYSWIGAAIVCWGWIHQCRCHAILVIYAGFVVASGCSDLTIWLLWGFTVANLVLVAAETHRWYLHKFDNYPRNRFAIFPFVY from the exons ATGACCCACAGTTTATATG AAATGGAGTTAGGGCTGGTCACCCTGTTGAGAGCTGTATGGGTTGCTGCGACTTTGCCCGTTGTTATCGCTTTGATTCCTTCATACAAGCTTAGTTTCTTTCAACAATTCGTCCTAGGGTTTGCTAAGCGTGGCAAGATTATGCAGTCTTCGTCAAAT AAATTCTCTGTTCCACAGAAACTCTTCACTCACTTCTATATTCTAGCTTTTGTTTGGACAACACTTCTGTTAGCTGCAACCTGGCTTTATGCTTATAGTACAATGGCAAAGATCTCAGAACCATTGCTTTTTTCTAGTATTGCTAGCCACTTGACGGGAGGATCGCGTATCTTCTCTTTGCACAGTTCTCATACATCAAAGGAACATAGAAGCAGGATTGCTGTATCgatctttctatttttattaatgGAAGCTCAAGTACTGCGGCGCCTGTTTGAGTCAATATATGTGTTTAAATATAGTCCTTCAGCCAGGATGCACATTTCCGGCTACCTCACAGGTTTATT CTTCTATACAGCAGTTCCCATCTCTCTTTGCTGCAATCATGCTACAGAGGTATACAAGTTTGGGTTGAGTTTGATTCAAGAGTTTATTGTCAAAGGAAAAGATAGGATGCTAGCAACTGAGGTTGATTGGTGGAAATTTTTTAACCCTCTCATGCAACTACGATGGTACTCATGGATTGGTGCAGCTATAGTTTGTTGGGGCTGGATTCATCAATGCCGTTGTCATGCAATTCTA GTTATATATGCTGGCTTTGTGGTTGCTAGTGGATGTTCGGATCTCACGATATGGCTACTCTGGGGATTCACG GTGGCAAATCTTGTCTTAGTAGCAGCAGAAACGCATAGATGGTATCTGCACAAGTTTGACAACTATCCTAGGAATCGTTTTGCTATTTTCCCATTTGTTTATTAA
- the LOC129885389 gene encoding polyprenol reductase 2-like isoform X2: MELGLVTLLRAVWVAATLPVVIALIPSYKLSFFQQFVLGFAKRGKIMQSSSNKFSVPQKLFTHFYILAFVWTTLLLAATWLYAYSTMAKISEPLLFSSIASHLTGGSRIFSLHSSHTSKEHRSRIAVSIFLFLLMEAQVLRRLFESIYVFKYSPSARMHISGYLTGLFFYTAVPISLCCNHATEVYKFGLSLIQEFIVKGKDRMLATEVDWWKFFNPLMQLRWYSWIGAAIVCWGWIHQCRCHAILGSLRENREDSNDYVVPYGDWFQYVSSPHYLAEIVIYAGFVVASGCSDLTIWLLWGFTVANLVLVAAETHRWYLHKFDNYPRNRFAIFPFVY; this comes from the exons ATGGAGTTAGGGCTGGTCACCCTGTTGAGAGCTGTATGGGTTGCTGCGACTTTGCCCGTTGTTATCGCTTTGATTCCTTCATACAAGCTTAGTTTCTTTCAACAATTCGTCCTAGGGTTTGCTAAGCGTGGCAAGATTATGCAGTCTTCGTCAAAT AAATTCTCTGTTCCACAGAAACTCTTCACTCACTTCTATATTCTAGCTTTTGTTTGGACAACACTTCTGTTAGCTGCAACCTGGCTTTATGCTTATAGTACAATGGCAAAGATCTCAGAACCATTGCTTTTTTCTAGTATTGCTAGCCACTTGACGGGAGGATCGCGTATCTTCTCTTTGCACAGTTCTCATACATCAAAGGAACATAGAAGCAGGATTGCTGTATCgatctttctatttttattaatgGAAGCTCAAGTACTGCGGCGCCTGTTTGAGTCAATATATGTGTTTAAATATAGTCCTTCAGCCAGGATGCACATTTCCGGCTACCTCACAGGTTTATT CTTCTATACAGCAGTTCCCATCTCTCTTTGCTGCAATCATGCTACAGAGGTATACAAGTTTGGGTTGAGTTTGATTCAAGAGTTTATTGTCAAAGGAAAAGATAGGATGCTAGCAACTGAGGTTGATTGGTGGAAATTTTTTAACCCTCTCATGCAACTACGATGGTACTCATGGATTGGTGCAGCTATAGTTTGTTGGGGCTGGATTCATCAATGCCGTTGTCATGCAATTCTA GGGTCATTGAGGGAGAACAGAGAAGACAGTAATGATTACGTAGTCCCTTATGGTGATTGGTTTCAATATGTTTCATCTCCACACTATTTGGCTGAGATT GTTATATATGCTGGCTTTGTGGTTGCTAGTGGATGTTCGGATCTCACGATATGGCTACTCTGGGGATTCACG GTGGCAAATCTTGTCTTAGTAGCAGCAGAAACGCATAGATGGTATCTGCACAAGTTTGACAACTATCCTAGGAATCGTTTTGCTATTTTCCCATTTGTTTATTAA
- the LOC129885390 gene encoding NADP-dependent D-sorbitol-6-phosphate dehydrogenase-like codes for MAITLNRGYKMPIVGLGVWRMEGKDIKDLLINAIKIGYRHFDCAADYQNEAEVGEALEEAFQTGLVKREDLFITTKLWNSDHGHVLEACKDSLKKLRLDYLDLYLVHFPVATKHTGVGTTSSALGEDGVLDIDTTISLETTWHAMENLVSLGLVRSIGISNYDIFLTRDCLAYSKVKPAVNQIETHPYFQRESLVKFCQKHGICVTAHTPLGGAAANTEWFGTVSCLEDPALKGLAEKYKTTVAQVILRWGIQRNTVVIPKSSKLERLQENFNILDFELTKEDMDLIKSLDRNYRTNQPAKFWGIDLYA; via the exons ATGGCGATAACACTGAACAGAGGCTACAAGATGCCGATTGTGGGACTGGGTGTTTGGCGAATGGAAGGAAAAGATATAAAAGATCTTCTCATCAACGCCATCAAGATTGGCTACCGTCACTTTGATTGTGCTG CTGACTATCAAAATGAAGCTGAAGTTGGGGAAGCACTCGAAGAAGCATTTCAGACAGGGCTCGTGAAGAGGGAGGATCTTTTCATTACAACCAAG CTTTGGAACTCTGACCATGGTCATGTTCTTGAGGCCTGTAAAGACAGTCTTAAGAAGTTACGCCTTGATTATCTGGATCTCTACCTTGTTCACTTCCCTGTAGCCACAAAACATACAG GAGTTGGTACAACATCTAGTGCATTGGGTGAGGATGGTGTTCTTGATATAGATACCACCATATCATTGGAGACTACGTGGCATGCAATGGAAAATCTAGTATCCCTGGGCTTGGTTCGCAGCATAGGAATCAG CAACTATGACATCTTTCTCACCCGAGATTGCTTAGCATATTCCAAGGTGAAGCCTGCTGTGAATCAAATCGAGACTCATCCTTATTTCCAGCGTGAATCTCTTGTCAAATTCTGCCAAAAGCATGGCATATGTGTTACAGCACACACTCCACTTGGTGGTGCTGCCGCTAATACTGAATGGTTTGGTACAGTGTCATGCCTGGAGGATCCGGCTCTAAAA GGTCTAGCTGAGAAATATAAGACGACTGTGGCCCAGGTTATTCTGCGCTGGGGCATCCAACGAAACACAGTTGTGATTCCGAAATCATCTAAACTGGAGAGACTGCAGGAGAACTTCAACATTCTTGACTTCGAGCTCACCAAAGAAGACATGGACCTCATCAAAAGTTTGGACCGCAACTATAGGACCAACCAACCTGCAAAGTTTTGGGGCATAGATCTGTATGCCTAA